One Deinococcus multiflagellatus DNA window includes the following coding sequences:
- a CDS encoding acyl-ACP desaturase, protein MADVMPPNMLHERPRTPAGLLSNAEKDRLIERGFLGLYRWYTARSQETRNWNPDRSFEWRQLRQDMPPEIITVLQGFFAVEQYAPDFTSNLVHLVRRSHGRSHFQLRWGSEEEKHADAWENAVLFSGQRSPQWIEEYKERLKSQTWELPFPDAIHNLVYTVFQERATQLNYLNMMKIAQGKSDKPHLQGFSDPVLAKVAQTIAVDEAAHYNFFLEGVRMYLYYYPERTLNAIKNVIGQFSMPAATLVPDWEQFFETVYRAGIYGPRDFQRDVMQVAFRNMGIESRKALEEGIRKTREVPDFDGGNFKTTAIFETFDYGAVEGDVKRLHVKIQDYEKEIGFDLYDPTEFVVNPEVPVQDTPAADD, encoded by the coding sequence ATGGCCGATGTGATGCCCCCCAACATGCTGCACGAGCGCCCGCGCACCCCCGCCGGCCTGCTCAGCAATGCCGAAAAAGACCGCCTGATTGAACGTGGGTTTCTGGGCCTGTACCGCTGGTACACCGCCCGCAGCCAGGAAACGCGCAACTGGAACCCCGACCGCTCCTTTGAATGGCGCCAGCTGCGCCAGGACATGCCCCCGGAAATCATCACGGTGCTGCAGGGCTTCTTCGCCGTCGAGCAGTACGCGCCGGACTTCACCAGCAACCTTGTGCATCTGGTCCGGCGCAGCCACGGCCGCTCGCACTTTCAGCTGCGCTGGGGCAGCGAGGAGGAGAAGCACGCCGACGCCTGGGAAAACGCCGTGCTGTTCAGCGGCCAGCGCAGCCCGCAGTGGATCGAGGAGTACAAGGAGCGCCTGAAGTCCCAGACCTGGGAACTGCCCTTCCCCGACGCCATCCATAACCTCGTGTACACCGTGTTTCAGGAGCGCGCCACCCAACTGAACTACCTGAACATGATGAAAATCGCCCAGGGCAAAAGCGACAAGCCGCACCTGCAGGGTTTCTCGGACCCGGTGCTGGCCAAGGTGGCCCAGACCATCGCCGTGGACGAGGCCGCGCACTACAACTTCTTCCTGGAAGGCGTGCGCATGTACCTGTACTACTACCCCGAGCGCACGCTGAACGCCATCAAGAACGTGATCGGGCAGTTCTCCATGCCCGCCGCCACGCTGGTGCCCGACTGGGAACAGTTTTTCGAGACGGTGTACCGCGCCGGCATCTACGGCCCGCGCGACTTCCAGCGCGACGTGATGCAGGTGGCCTTCCGCAACATGGGCATTGAAAGCCGCAAGGCCCTGGAAGAAGGCATCCGCAAGACGCGCGAGGTGCCGGATTTTGACGGCGGCAACTTCAAGACCACCGCTATTTTCGAGACCTTCGATTACGGCGCGGTGGAAGGCGACGTGAAGCGCCTGCACGTCAAGATTCAGGACTACGAGAAGGAAATTGGCTTTGACCTGTACGACCCCACCGAGTTTGTGGTGAACCCGGAAGTGCCGGTGCAGGACACGCCGGCGGCCGACGACTGA
- the prmC gene encoding peptide chain release factor N(5)-glutamine methyltransferase produces the protein MAALRDLLRRGAAQLQAAGVPSPEVDARALLVLALNLSPTALLTRGHEPAPPGGQARYEALLARRAARVPLQHLLGEVEWGGVRLRTDARALVPRPETEWLLHLVLQALAGREPPRVLDVGTGTGALALGLKAARPDAQVSATDLSEEALSLARENAALNGLNVSFMAGDLLAGLTGPFDLIVSNPPYLPETDAQAAQPEVTFDPPLALYGGPDGLAVARRLAGQAGATLAPGGELLLELDPRNAAPFAAELRAQDWQATTAPDLAGRERFVLAQRAP, from the coding sequence ATGGCGGCCCTGCGCGACCTGCTGCGGCGGGGCGCGGCGCAGCTGCAAGCGGCGGGCGTTCCCTCCCCGGAGGTGGACGCCCGCGCGCTGCTGGTGCTGGCCCTGAACCTCTCGCCCACCGCGCTGCTGACCCGGGGCCACGAGCCTGCCCCGCCGGGCGGACAGGCCCGCTACGAGGCCCTGCTGGCCCGCCGCGCCGCCCGCGTGCCGCTGCAGCACCTGCTGGGCGAGGTGGAGTGGGGCGGCGTGCGCCTGCGCACCGACGCCCGCGCCCTGGTACCCCGCCCGGAAACCGAGTGGCTGCTTCACCTCGTCCTGCAGGCCCTGGCCGGCCGGGAACCGCCGCGCGTGCTGGATGTGGGCACGGGCACGGGCGCCCTGGCCCTGGGCCTGAAAGCCGCCCGCCCCGACGCCCAGGTGAGCGCCACCGACCTCAGCGAAGAGGCCCTGTCTCTGGCCCGCGAGAATGCGGCGCTCAATGGACTGAACGTGTCCTTCATGGCCGGCGACCTGCTGGCCGGCCTGACCGGGCCCTTCGACCTGATCGTGAGCAACCCCCCTTACCTGCCCGAGACCGACGCCCAGGCGGCCCAGCCCGAGGTGACCTTTGACCCCCCGCTGGCGCTGTATGGCGGCCCCGACGGGCTGGCGGTGGCCCGCCGACTGGCCGGGCAAGCCGGCGCGACCCTGGCCCCAGGGGGTGAGCTGCTACTGGAACTCGACCCCCGCAACGCCGCGCCCTTCGCCGCAGAACTGCGCGCGCAGGACTGGCAGGCGACCACTGCCCCCGACCTCGCCGGACGCGAACGCTTCGTCCTGGCCCAGCGTGCCCCCTGA
- a CDS encoding MFS transporter — MSTQPSSAVRWRYSVMNFGLTIPAQAGSFLLLYYVDDRKLDPGWAAAAMTIFALYNAANNPLIGYLSDRTRSRWGRRIPYVRFGWLPGLVCFALLFMTPFNGVDSPVALLSYLVVVWVLWETFGTAVGTGYLALLPEMFRTYAERTAVAWRMNLVQTVGLLFGLALPPLLAGWIGWGGMGVLFALLSAGAIVFGLGALFEQPGPTPAPLGFGAALRATFSHRAFLAVVAAQTLRFFATGTLATGMGFFVRYSLGQAGGAVTTGLLAAAFVTAGLALWPWRALLAPRLGPRGTLMLAFGLSAAALLPLALVQTVPGALAATILFGAALAGMILMGDVIMADVIDEDELRSGQRREGMYFGMSGFITTLSGALTSQVFGAVTRASGYDPKLPVQPEGVAEAFRFFMTVPPIAGALLAVAVLLFYPLHGRRLEAMRAALARKRRVEGSVGSGQW; from the coding sequence ATGAGCACTCAACCCTCGTCCGCCGTGCGCTGGCGCTACTCGGTCATGAATTTTGGCCTCACCATTCCGGCGCAGGCGGGCAGTTTTCTGCTGCTGTACTACGTGGATGACCGCAAGCTGGACCCCGGCTGGGCCGCAGCGGCCATGACCATCTTTGCCCTGTACAACGCGGCGAACAATCCCCTGATCGGTTACCTGTCGGACCGCACCCGCAGCCGCTGGGGGCGGCGCATTCCCTATGTGCGCTTTGGCTGGCTGCCGGGCCTGGTCTGTTTTGCGCTGCTGTTCATGACGCCCTTTAACGGCGTGGACAGCCCCGTGGCCCTGCTGAGTTACCTCGTGGTGGTGTGGGTGCTGTGGGAGACCTTCGGCACCGCTGTGGGGACCGGGTATCTGGCCCTGCTGCCCGAGATGTTCCGCACCTACGCCGAGCGCACGGCCGTGGCGTGGCGCATGAATCTGGTGCAGACGGTCGGGCTGCTGTTCGGGCTGGCGCTGCCGCCGTTGCTGGCCGGCTGGATTGGCTGGGGCGGGATGGGGGTGCTGTTCGCGCTGCTGTCGGCCGGGGCCATCGTGTTCGGGCTGGGCGCGCTGTTCGAGCAGCCGGGGCCCACGCCAGCGCCGCTGGGCTTTGGCGCGGCGCTGCGGGCCACCTTCAGCCACCGGGCGTTTCTGGCCGTGGTGGCGGCCCAGACGCTGCGGTTCTTCGCCACCGGCACCCTGGCCACCGGCATGGGCTTTTTTGTGCGCTACAGCCTGGGGCAGGCGGGCGGCGCGGTGACCACCGGGCTGCTGGCCGCCGCGTTCGTGACGGCGGGGCTGGCCCTGTGGCCCTGGCGCGCCCTGCTGGCCCCGCGCCTGGGCCCACGCGGCACCCTGATGCTGGCCTTTGGCCTGAGCGCCGCCGCGCTGCTGCCCCTGGCCCTGGTGCAGACGGTGCCCGGCGCCCTGGCCGCCACCATTCTCTTCGGCGCCGCCCTGGCCGGCATGATCCTGATGGGCGACGTGATCATGGCCGACGTGATTGACGAGGACGAACTGCGCAGCGGCCAGCGCCGCGAGGGCATGTACTTCGGGATGTCGGGCTTTATCACCACCCTCAGCGGCGCCCTGACCTCGCAGGTGTTCGGGGCCGTCACCCGGGCCAGCGGCTACGACCCCAAGCTGCCCGTGCAACCCGAAGGCGTGGCCGAGGCCTTCCGCTTTTTTATGACCGTGCCGCCCATTGCCGGCGCCCTGCTGGCGGTGGCGGTGCTGCTGTTCTATCCGCTGCATGGGCGGCGGCTGGAGGCCATGCGGGCGGCGCTGGCGCGGAAGAGGCGCGTGGAGGGGTCAGTGGGGAGTGGTCAGTGGTGA
- a CDS encoding ChbG/HpnK family deacetylase, translating into MPPNPALLKLGYAPEDRVVIFHADDLGMCEATVSGAADLFAAGTLRSAALMMPCAWAPAAARLAQEWPEVDLGVHLTLTSEWPAARWAPLTRGAAGGLTDAQGYFHATSEGVWAQAKPLAAGREMAAQLDRALAWGLNISHADGHMGTAAHPALLPYAVRAALRRGVLPLLPRLGVAGWRAHGLGPAQAQAVTLALGALERRGVPLVDQIVMLPLESGGDQVPLIEELLAGLGPGLTHFILHPARDTPELRAVAGDWAGRVANYEAFLDPRLPGVLARSGVKVTTYRPLQALLGRR; encoded by the coding sequence ATGCCTCCCAATCCGGCGCTGCTGAAACTGGGCTACGCGCCCGAGGACCGCGTGGTGATCTTCCACGCCGACGACCTGGGCATGTGCGAGGCCACCGTCTCGGGCGCCGCCGACCTGTTCGCGGCGGGCACGCTGCGCTCGGCGGCCCTGATGATGCCCTGTGCCTGGGCCCCGGCCGCCGCCCGGCTGGCCCAGGAGTGGCCCGAGGTGGACCTGGGCGTGCACCTGACCCTGACCAGCGAGTGGCCCGCCGCCCGCTGGGCCCCGCTGACCCGGGGCGCAGCCGGTGGCCTGACTGACGCCCAGGGCTACTTCCACGCCACCTCGGAAGGGGTGTGGGCGCAGGCCAAGCCGCTGGCCGCCGGGCGCGAGATGGCCGCGCAACTGGACCGGGCGTTGGCCTGGGGTCTGAACATCTCGCACGCGGACGGTCATATGGGCACCGCCGCGCACCCCGCCCTGCTGCCGTATGCCGTGCGGGCTGCCCTCAGGCGCGGCGTCCTGCCCTTGCTGCCCCGGCTGGGCGTCGCTGGCTGGCGGGCCCACGGGCTGGGGCCGGCACAGGCCCAGGCGGTCACGCTGGCGCTGGGGGCCCTGGAACGCCGGGGCGTGCCGCTGGTGGACCAGATCGTGATGCTGCCGCTGGAAAGCGGTGGCGATCAGGTGCCGCTCATCGAAGAGCTGCTGGCCGGTCTGGGCCCGGGCCTGACCCACTTCATCCTGCACCCGGCGCGCGACACCCCCGAACTGCGCGCGGTGGCGGGCGACTGGGCGGGGCGGGTGGCGAACTACGAGGCGTTTCTGGACCCGCGCCTGCCGGGCGTGCTGGCGCGCAGCGGGGTGAAGGTCACCACCTACCGCCCCCTGCAGGCCCTGCTGGGCCGCCGATGA
- a CDS encoding PIG-L family deacetylase encodes MSLPSAPFQTIFGAVQPLDWLCLAPHPDDAEIGAGGTLIRLARAGRATGILELSRGERGTQGTPEGRVAECVQAAAIMGLAWRGQLGLPDGELRDTLQGAHALAAALRAVRPRVLVVPHHHDRHPDHFGTYHLAKRAVHLAQLKKADLIGEPHRVARVLLYQGNSDIRPTLLIDVEGVQDTWAQAVLAHGSQFGGAPISETVTPEIVERRRARLTYWGTLARARYAEAFEAEDPLLVDPLAL; translated from the coding sequence GTGAGCCTGCCCTCCGCCCCCTTTCAGACCATTTTTGGCGCCGTGCAGCCGCTGGACTGGCTGTGCCTCGCCCCCCACCCCGACGACGCCGAGATTGGCGCGGGCGGCACCCTCATTCGGCTGGCGCGCGCGGGGCGGGCCACCGGCATCCTGGAACTCTCGCGCGGGGAGCGCGGCACCCAGGGCACCCCGGAGGGGCGAGTGGCCGAATGCGTGCAGGCCGCCGCCATCATGGGGCTGGCGTGGCGCGGGCAACTGGGGCTGCCCGACGGCGAACTGCGCGACACCCTACAGGGCGCCCACGCCCTGGCCGCCGCGCTGCGGGCGGTGCGTCCCCGCGTGCTGGTGGTGCCGCACCACCACGACCGCCACCCGGACCACTTCGGTACCTACCACCTGGCCAAGCGCGCGGTGCATCTGGCGCAGCTGAAAAAGGCAGACCTGATCGGCGAACCCCACCGGGTCGCGCGGGTGCTGCTGTACCAGGGCAACTCGGACATCCGGCCCACGCTGCTCATTGATGTGGAAGGGGTGCAGGATACCTGGGCGCAGGCGGTGCTGGCCCACGGAAGCCAGTTTGGCGGCGCGCCCATCTCTGAGACCGTGACCCCCGAAATCGTGGAGCGGCGCCGCGCCCGCCTCACGTACTGGGGCACCCTGGCCCGCGCCCGCTACGCCGAGGCCTTTGAAGCCGAGGACCCGCTGCTCGTGGACCCACTGGCGCTGTAG
- a CDS encoding Jag family protein, with product MDNRTNLDDYLAGLGISDADESELPPPAPDAAPMTPPALEAAPETPLATLERFLRGLVSRIDPDLQVTVREAEDALEAEITGENAAKLAGRDGRTLGAIEVLAYTVLAKHEGRTKERVRVDIGGYRKRQADTLTKLAERLAVQVAKSGEPHELQPMPAAERRVIHIALKEHPDVMSESVGEGAARRLIIKPRHG from the coding sequence ATGGATAACCGCACGAACCTAGACGACTACCTCGCGGGGCTGGGCATCAGCGACGCGGACGAGAGCGAGCTGCCGCCGCCCGCGCCCGACGCTGCCCCCATGACGCCGCCTGCGCTGGAGGCCGCGCCAGAAACCCCCCTGGCCACCCTGGAGCGGTTTCTGCGCGGGCTGGTCAGCCGCATTGACCCCGACCTGCAGGTGACCGTGCGCGAGGCCGAGGACGCCCTGGAAGCCGAGATCACCGGCGAGAACGCGGCCAAGCTGGCCGGGCGCGACGGCCGCACCCTGGGCGCCATTGAGGTGCTGGCCTACACGGTGCTCGCCAAGCACGAGGGCCGCACCAAGGAGCGCGTGCGGGTGGACATCGGCGGCTACCGCAAGCGGCAGGCCGACACCCTGACCAAGCTGGCCGAGCGCCTCGCCGTGCAGGTGGCCAAGAGCGGCGAGCCCCACGAGTTGCAGCCCATGCCCGCTGCCGAGCGGCGCGTGATTCACATTGCCCTCAAGGAGCACCCCGACGTCATGAGCGAATCGGTGGGCGAGGGCGCGGCGCGGCGCCTGATCATCAAACCCCGGCACGGCTAA
- a CDS encoding TM2 domain-containing protein yields the protein MTNPDDPKSPSASGNAPSWVDEVLGASSAAPAPAANDLRIPDAGRPAAPPAPSWVDDVASGRPSPEAIPTPPAPSWVDQAAAPASSAPAPSPAPSWVDDAARGPAPHAGPQPQPAAQPAHHAPASAPYASAPQDDWVTRATGGARNPSVPQGPAPSHAPSRSDFDSLGDSARQLMQGFSQGAASGDVAQKKLIAGLLGIFLGGLGVHKFYLGNTTPGLLMLGATIGGWILGIIGSLVIVGAVFFFVPMIVGLLGLVEGIIYLTKSDADFQREYLMGKKPWL from the coding sequence ATGACGAACCCAGACGACCCCAAGTCGCCCTCCGCCTCTGGGAACGCGCCGTCCTGGGTGGACGAGGTGCTGGGCGCCTCCAGTGCTGCCCCGGCGCCCGCCGCAAATGACCTGCGCATTCCGGACGCCGGGCGGCCAGCCGCACCCCCCGCGCCGTCCTGGGTCGATGACGTGGCCTCGGGCCGCCCGTCACCGGAGGCCATACCCACCCCACCGGCCCCGTCGTGGGTGGATCAGGCGGCGGCGCCTGCCAGCAGCGCCCCGGCCCCCAGTCCCGCGCCCTCGTGGGTGGACGACGCGGCACGCGGCCCGGCGCCGCATGCCGGCCCTCAGCCCCAGCCGGCGGCACAGCCGGCCCACCACGCGCCGGCCAGCGCCCCTTACGCCAGCGCGCCGCAGGATGACTGGGTCACGCGCGCCACGGGCGGGGCCCGCAATCCCAGCGTGCCGCAGGGGCCAGCCCCCAGCCACGCGCCCAGCCGCAGCGACTTTGACAGCCTGGGCGACTCGGCCCGCCAGCTGATGCAGGGCTTCAGCCAGGGGGCAGCCTCCGGCGACGTGGCGCAGAAAAAACTGATTGCCGGCCTGCTGGGAATCTTCCTGGGTGGCCTGGGGGTCCACAAGTTCTATCTGGGCAACACCACCCCCGGCCTGCTGATGCTGGGCGCCACCATCGGCGGCTGGATTCTGGGCATCATCGGTTCGCTGGTGATCGTGGGCGCCGTCTTTTTCTTCGTGCCCATGATCGTGGGCCTGCTGGGGTTGGTGGAAGGCATCATCTACCTCACCAAGAGCGACGCCGATTTCCAGCGCGAGTACCTGATGGGCAAGAAGCCGTGGCTGTAG
- a CDS encoding nicotinamide mononucleotide transporter family protein: MTLFGLSIPTLALDLAGGLCVLVSLYYLWSKRSTYWHWSNASLLPYFLLFLAGGQWMFAGLQVTYLLFGLHGLYLWHLETRRAKGEIRFNEPAWYGVTWAASLLIFAFTVAVTDFSAVWNWVQFAAVTLALVANFGTTRRWSWSWPVWILVNAVQAVYFWHTQYWVLFGLQFVLAAMSVYGWRQWRRDEARAVAFA; encoded by the coding sequence ATGACCCTCTTTGGCCTCTCCATCCCCACCCTCGCCCTGGACCTTGCAGGCGGCCTGTGCGTGCTGGTCAGCCTGTATTACCTCTGGTCCAAGCGCAGCACCTACTGGCACTGGAGCAACGCCTCGCTGCTGCCCTACTTCCTGCTGTTTCTCGCTGGCGGGCAGTGGATGTTTGCGGGCTTGCAGGTCACGTACCTGCTGTTCGGCCTTCACGGCCTGTACCTGTGGCACCTGGAAACGCGACGGGCGAAGGGCGAGATCCGCTTCAATGAGCCTGCGTGGTACGGCGTCACCTGGGCCGCCAGCCTGCTCATTTTTGCCTTCACCGTGGCCGTGACGGATTTCAGCGCGGTCTGGAACTGGGTGCAGTTCGCCGCCGTGACGCTGGCCCTGGTCGCCAACTTCGGCACCACCCGCCGCTGGTCCTGGTCGTGGCCGGTGTGGATCCTGGTCAATGCGGTGCAGGCGGTGTACTTCTGGCATACCCAGTACTGGGTGCTGTTTGGCCTGCAGTTCGTGCTGGCGGCCATGAGTGTGTATGGCTGGCGGCAGTGGCGGCGCGACGAGGCGCGGGCGGTGGCCTTTGCTTGA
- a CDS encoding peroxiredoxin, with protein MSLVGQPAPDFTLPASTGEQITLSSYRGQQHVVLVFYPLDFSPVCSMQLPEYSGRQDDFADAGAVVLGINRDSVHAHKAWAAEYGIEVPLLADMKLDVARLYGVAIDERGISGRAVFLIDKAGVVRYQHVEETTGAYTVRPEVVLAKLREL; from the coding sequence ATGAGCCTTGTGGGACAGCCCGCCCCCGACTTCACCCTGCCGGCCTCGACCGGCGAGCAGATCACCCTGAGCAGCTACCGGGGCCAGCAGCATGTGGTGCTGGTGTTCTATCCCCTTGACTTCAGCCCGGTGTGCTCCATGCAGCTGCCCGAATATTCCGGGCGCCAGGACGACTTTGCCGATGCCGGCGCCGTGGTGCTGGGCATCAACCGCGACTCGGTGCATGCCCACAAGGCCTGGGCCGCCGAGTACGGCATTGAGGTGCCCCTGCTGGCCGACATGAAGCTGGACGTGGCCCGGCTCTACGGCGTGGCGATTGACGAGCGCGGCATCAGCGGCCGGGCGGTCTTTCTGATTGATAAAGCAGGGGTCGTGCGCTACCAGCACGTCGAGGAAACCACCGGGGCCTACACCGTGCGCCCCGAAGTGGTGCTGGCGAAACTGCGCGAGCTGTAG
- a CDS encoding AAA family ATPase, with protein sequence MLEFRHGLVIGKFAPLHRGHLHLLDHALARCERLSVWVYSRPDFPEMPSPLRRGWLRELYPQRLFPGLHLLPDAPNPPMNDEPDAVHRAYVRSVLRGWGVFPDAVFTSEAYGDALAADLGAAHGCVDRARQTVPISGSALRADVHAHRAFLDPLVYAHFVRRVNILGAESTGKSTLTRALGEALGTTWVREYGRDVYEREQGQLNPDHFLEIARGQRALEAEAARTPGVHRWVFCDTDAATTLMWSHLLTGTALPELQALADECRARYAHTFLCDTDLPHEQDGWRANTEVRAVQQAFIRQDLETRGVAYTVLRGSVAERVAQVRARLEAG encoded by the coding sequence TTGCTTGAATTCCGCCACGGCCTGGTGATCGGCAAGTTTGCGCCGCTCCACCGGGGCCACCTGCACCTGCTGGACCACGCGCTGGCCCGCTGCGAGCGCCTGAGCGTCTGGGTGTATTCCCGCCCGGACTTCCCGGAGATGCCCTCGCCGCTGCGCCGGGGCTGGCTGCGCGAGCTGTACCCACAGCGGCTGTTTCCAGGCCTGCACCTGCTTCCCGACGCCCCGAATCCGCCGATGAACGACGAGCCCGACGCCGTGCACCGCGCGTATGTGCGCTCGGTGCTGCGGGGCTGGGGCGTTTTCCCCGACGCGGTGTTCACCTCGGAGGCTTACGGGGACGCGCTGGCGGCGGACCTGGGCGCGGCGCATGGGTGCGTGGACCGGGCGCGGCAGACGGTGCCGATCAGCGGAAGCGCCCTGCGCGCCGACGTGCATGCCCACCGGGCCTTTCTGGACCCCTTGGTGTACGCCCATTTTGTGCGCCGGGTGAATATCCTGGGCGCCGAGAGCACCGGCAAAAGCACCCTGACGCGCGCGCTGGGCGAGGCGCTGGGCACGACCTGGGTGCGCGAATACGGCCGGGATGTCTACGAGCGCGAACAGGGCCAGCTAAATCCGGACCACTTTCTGGAAATCGCCCGGGGCCAGCGGGCCCTGGAAGCCGAGGCCGCCCGCACCCCCGGCGTACACCGCTGGGTCTTCTGCGACACCGACGCCGCCACCACCCTGATGTGGTCCCACCTGCTGACCGGCACGGCCCTGCCCGAACTGCAGGCCCTGGCGGACGAGTGTCGCGCCCGCTACGCCCACACGTTCCTGTGCGACACCGACCTGCCCCACGAACAGGACGGGTGGCGCGCCAACACTGAGGTCCGCGCCGTGCAGCAGGCGTTCATTCGCCAGGATCTGGAGACGCGCGGGGTGGCCTACACCGTGCTGCGCGGTTCTGTGGCCGAACGGGTGGCGCAGGTGCGCGCCCGCCTGGAGGCCGGATGA
- a CDS encoding ParA family protein, which produces MSPTVLSFINLKGGVAKTTATVQLADTLAFLKQKRVLVLDLDPQTNATLALIGEERWAQADEAGQTLAHLFLDLLHGTQGFDPAQAIVRGASNLNRVPAEVMARLPEGSRYGRVDLLPSSIRLIDVQDRMQDIAARTHYAVNPMEVVKRYVAPHFAEYDYVLIDCPPNLGFVTQNGLEVSDHYLIPTIPDRLSTYGIGQIAGRIAELRRARGLRLTCLGVLITKYQGSSTQHRQGLSRLPGDLARAFEATGEPTPPIFDTRLPQTNAMAEAMSHDRPAATYRDKYGSNVVGGQAAYKYGLDLADELEDRLRGQVKGSASPFGTWLSSLTQSEG; this is translated from the coding sequence ATGAGCCCCACTGTCCTGTCGTTTATCAACCTGAAAGGCGGCGTGGCCAAGACCACCGCCACCGTGCAGCTGGCCGACACCCTGGCCTTCTTGAAGCAAAAACGGGTGCTGGTGCTGGACCTGGACCCCCAGACAAACGCCACCCTGGCCCTGATCGGCGAGGAGCGCTGGGCCCAGGCGGACGAGGCCGGGCAAACGCTGGCCCATCTGTTTCTGGACCTGCTGCACGGCACCCAGGGCTTCGACCCGGCGCAGGCCATAGTGCGCGGGGCCAGCAACCTCAACCGCGTGCCCGCCGAGGTGATGGCCCGCCTGCCCGAAGGCAGCCGCTACGGCCGGGTGGACCTGCTGCCCAGTTCCATTCGCCTGATTGACGTGCAAGACCGCATGCAGGATATTGCCGCGCGCACCCACTACGCGGTGAACCCCATGGAGGTGGTCAAGCGCTACGTGGCGCCGCACTTTGCCGAGTACGATTATGTGCTCATTGACTGCCCGCCCAACCTGGGCTTCGTCACCCAGAACGGCCTGGAGGTCAGCGACCACTACCTCATTCCCACCATCCCCGACCGCCTGAGCACCTACGGCATCGGTCAGATTGCGGGCCGCATTGCCGAACTGCGCCGCGCCCGGGGCCTGCGCCTGACCTGCCTGGGCGTGCTGATCACCAAGTACCAGGGCAGCAGCACCCAGCACCGCCAGGGCCTGTCGCGGCTGCCCGGCGACCTGGCGCGCGCCTTTGAGGCCACGGGCGAGCCCACCCCGCCTATCTTCGACACCCGCCTGCCCCAGACCAACGCCATGGCCGAAGCCATGAGCCACGACCGCCCGGCGGCCACCTACCGCGACAAGTACGGCAGCAATGTGGTGGGGGGGCAGGCGGCCTACAAGTACGGCCTGGACCTTGCCGACGAACTGGAAGATCGCCTGCGCGGGCAGGTGAAGGGCAGCGCCAGCCCCTTTGGGACGTGGCTGAGCAGCCTCACCCAGAGCGAGGGCTAA
- a CDS encoding class I SAM-dependent methyltransferase, giving the protein MSGEREQANARLFDAVAATYDEVGFLAQAARFVAEVAAVQPHEAVLDVMTGTGTVLRALPHGGSGARVGTDLSAGMLAVARAELPGATFVQADAARLPFPDAQFDAVICAAGLFFMPDMAHTVREWARVLRPGGRLVVSSFGAGLLGDLPGLWRAALGAHGLKPGSPPLGRLPTPQALADVLRAGGLQASAALHPLFYTLPSPQARLADIQAGLEGAPLAGLPAAQRAQLLDEHRAALAPLFAAGPLSVPLPVIVGTGLHLPGDATRPGWIA; this is encoded by the coding sequence ATGAGCGGCGAGCGCGAGCAGGCCAATGCCCGCCTCTTTGACGCGGTGGCCGCCACCTACGACGAGGTGGGCTTTCTGGCCCAGGCGGCGCGCTTCGTGGCAGAGGTTGCGGCGGTGCAGCCCCACGAGGCCGTGCTGGACGTGATGACCGGCACCGGCACGGTGCTGCGCGCCCTGCCCCACGGGGGAAGCGGGGCGCGGGTGGGCACCGACCTCTCGGCCGGGATGCTGGCCGTGGCGCGCGCGGAGCTGCCCGGCGCGACCTTCGTGCAGGCAGACGCCGCGCGGCTGCCCTTTCCAGACGCCCAGTTCGACGCCGTGATCTGCGCCGCTGGGCTGTTCTTCATGCCGGACATGGCCCACACCGTGCGCGAGTGGGCGCGGGTGCTGCGCCCTGGGGGCCGGCTGGTGGTCTCAAGCTTCGGGGCGGGGCTGCTGGGCGACCTGCCGGGCCTGTGGCGCGCGGCGCTGGGGGCGCATGGCCTGAAACCCGGCTCGCCCCCCCTGGGCCGCCTGCCCACGCCGCAGGCCCTGGCCGACGTGTTGCGCGCGGGCGGCCTGCAGGCCAGCGCCGCGCTGCACCCCCTCTTTTACACGCTCCCCAGCCCGCAGGCCCGGCTGGCGGATATCCAGGCCGGCTTGGAAGGCGCGCCCCTGGCCGGGCTGCCGGCGGCCCAGCGCGCCCAGTTGCTGGACGAGCACCGCGCCGCGCTGGCGCCGCTGTTTGCGGCCGGGCCCCTCAGTGTGCCCCTGCCGGTCATCGTGGGTACGGGCCTGCATCTTCCGGGGGACGCAACGCGCCCTGGCTGGATCGCGTAA